From the Chthoniobacterales bacterium genome, one window contains:
- a CDS encoding prepilin-type N-terminal cleavage/methylation domain-containing protein — protein MTKRSPAFTLTELLVSITILAVLVLVISRLLVSASNITISGNKRMDADGQVRPLFERFAVDFAQMIKRPDADFFGKGTGAPNSVGGAMPGNDQFAFYSTVPGYHASGVSPSPVSLVAYRISTNKLERMAKALWWNGASPSGFPIVFLPLTIAGNWTAATNANSDPDYELIGPYVFRFEYHYILKNGALSVTPWDTAAGHGSVGGLQDVAAISISIGTLDPKSRQLITEEGLEALARTMNDFSAAMQPGDLLAQWQSALNGANGLPRPSLAAVRLYERTFLLTPAP, from the coding sequence ATGACCAAACGCTCCCCGGCTTTCACTCTCACCGAACTTCTTGTCTCGATCACGATCCTCGCCGTCCTCGTCCTGGTGATCAGCCGGCTGTTGGTCAGCGCCAGCAACATCACCATCTCTGGAAACAAACGGATGGATGCCGACGGACAGGTGCGACCCTTGTTCGAAAGATTCGCCGTCGACTTCGCCCAAATGATCAAACGGCCTGACGCGGACTTTTTCGGCAAAGGCACGGGAGCTCCCAACTCTGTCGGCGGGGCGATGCCGGGCAACGATCAGTTCGCCTTTTACAGCACCGTTCCGGGGTACCACGCCTCGGGCGTCTCGCCAAGTCCGGTATCGCTCGTGGCCTACAGGATCTCGACAAACAAGCTGGAGCGAATGGCCAAGGCGTTGTGGTGGAACGGTGCCTCGCCCTCGGGTTTTCCGATTGTATTCCTCCCATTGACGATTGCCGGCAACTGGACCGCCGCGACAAATGCCAATTCGGATCCCGATTATGAGCTGATTGGTCCATATGTGTTTCGTTTCGAATATCATTACATCCTGAAGAATGGCGCGTTGTCGGTGACGCCTTGGGATACCGCCGCGGGACATGGCAGCGTGGGCGGACTGCAGGATGTGGCGGCAATATCGATTTCCATTGGAACGCTCGATCCGAAAAGCCGGCAACTGATTACAGAGGAAGGGCTCGAGGCGCTTGCCCGAACGATGAACGATTTTTCCGCGGCGATGCAACCGGGCGATTTGCTCGCCCAATGGCAAAGCGCGCTGAACGGCGCCAACGGCCTGCCGCGCCCTTCCCTGGCGGCGGTTCGGTTGTACGAGCGCACTTTTCTGTTAACGCCGGCGCCATGA
- a CDS encoding serine hydrolase: protein MPRLFFAALLLLAPAIARADFREFKAVPVDAELSAKLTRAAETSLKDFPRLAADNLAFSVIDVTKPETLLRADYHGDAPFYPASLVKLFFMVETFHEGHLTPEIERALGEMIRVSDNDAAAFLVDVLTDTASGSELSGKALEDFLERRRKLNRYFASLGYDVSVFLKPWSFGPFGRDMQIMGENKINRNRASANSMASLLLWIVRQRAVSPEASKAMLALLERPLDPPRPTENQVKEFMGESLPPGSRLWSKEGDTSEVRHDAAYIELPGGRKLIAVILTRGAADDKTLLPAIGKHLIAELNHD from the coding sequence ATGCCACGCCTCTTCTTCGCAGCGCTTCTCCTCCTCGCGCCCGCCATCGCGCGGGCCGACTTTCGCGAGTTCAAGGCGGTTCCGGTTGATGCCGAGCTCAGCGCGAAACTCACGCGGGCCGCGGAAACTTCGCTGAAGGACTTCCCGCGCCTTGCCGCGGACAATCTCGCATTCAGCGTTATCGATGTAACCAAACCGGAAACTCTGCTCCGCGCCGATTACCATGGCGACGCCCCGTTTTATCCCGCCTCGCTCGTGAAGCTCTTCTTCATGGTCGAAACCTTCCATGAGGGTCATCTCACTCCCGAGATCGAGCGCGCCCTGGGGGAAATGATTCGGGTCTCCGATAACGATGCCGCGGCATTTCTTGTCGATGTCCTGACGGACACGGCGAGCGGCTCCGAGCTAAGCGGCAAGGCGCTCGAAGATTTTCTCGAGCGCCGGCGGAAGCTAAACCGGTATTTCGCCTCGCTCGGTTACGACGTCAGCGTCTTTCTCAAACCCTGGAGTTTCGGTCCGTTCGGGCGCGACATGCAGATCATGGGCGAGAACAAAATTAACCGGAACCGGGCCAGCGCGAACTCCATGGCCTCCCTTCTCCTCTGGATCGTGCGCCAGCGCGCGGTCTCTCCGGAGGCGAGCAAAGCGATGCTTGCCTTGCTGGAACGTCCGCTCGATCCGCCGCGTCCCACGGAAAACCAGGTGAAGGAGTTCATGGGCGAATCGCTCCCGCCCGGCTCGCGGCTCTGGTCGAAAGAAGGCGACACGAGCGAAGTCCGTCACGATGCGGCCTACATCGAGCTGCCCGGCGGCCGCAAATTAATTGCTGTCATTCTTACCCGCGGCGCCGCAGACGATAAAACTTTGCTGCCGGCGATCGGGAAGCATTTGATCGCCGAATTGAATCACGATTAG
- a CDS encoding UvrB/UvrC motif-containing protein gives MSLDLNSLLKDWPHETGAIKVRKIIGLDGREKLQLRIDLGVLQMEVAGRPDGQRPHNCESLLVYHQRRAERAEGRGETYELNPEQCNDLQQEGIQYYHRYLSLFQINDFPGVIRDTQRNLDLFAFVAEHADRDEMIWSFQQFRPYVLMMNTRAKASILLGDGKFAEAMREIETGRDAIQDFFQQSSFPELAAKSSELAFLEEWLEEVSSKRPLSKLEIMQREMEVAIASELYERAAELRDAIKLLQTQPAK, from the coding sequence ATGAGTCTTGATCTTAATTCGTTGCTCAAGGATTGGCCGCACGAAACCGGTGCGATCAAAGTGCGCAAGATTATCGGCCTCGATGGGCGGGAGAAACTGCAACTGCGGATTGATCTCGGGGTCCTCCAGATGGAGGTGGCCGGCCGGCCCGATGGGCAACGGCCGCATAATTGCGAGTCCCTGCTCGTTTACCATCAACGCCGGGCCGAGCGGGCCGAAGGGCGGGGCGAGACCTACGAGCTCAATCCGGAACAATGCAACGACCTGCAGCAGGAAGGCATTCAATATTATCACCGGTATCTCAGCCTTTTTCAGATCAACGATTTCCCCGGGGTAATCCGCGACACTCAGCGCAACCTCGACCTCTTTGCCTTCGTCGCCGAGCATGCCGATCGCGACGAGATGATCTGGAGTTTCCAGCAATTTCGGCCCTATGTGCTCATGATGAACACGCGGGCCAAGGCTTCGATTCTGCTCGGCGACGGCAAATTCGCGGAGGCCATGCGCGAGATCGAGACCGGTCGCGACGCTATCCAGGATTTCTTCCAGCAGTCCAGCTTCCCCGAGCTGGCCGCCAAAAGCTCCGAGCTCGCGTTCCTGGAAGAATGGCTCGAGGAAGTAAGCTCCAAACGCCCGCTCTCTAAACTCGAGATCATGCAGCGCGAGATGGAAGTGGCCATCGCGAGCGAGCTTTACGAACGCGCCGCCGAATTGCGGGACGCGATCAAGCTTCTGCAAACGCAGCCGGCCAAGTAG
- the xerD gene encoding site-specific tyrosine recombinase XerD: MSHVTRHSSLSFVEQEIDSFIRFLATERGLSDNYQLSTRRSLTEFAEWCSSAKKISAAREVTQPLLSEYLATEKRRGLAAASIKLRVVALKIFFRFLTGKGVLERDPTDTLTLPRIERYLPDTLNELQVERLIESIDTRHPLGLRDRAMVELLYASGLRISELANARLENLSFDERILRVTGKGNKMRIVPVGRKACEALASYLSTERPKLVKRRTGSEIFLSSRGTKLTTTRIWQIVKARAKHSGLETNIYPHLLRHSFATHLLSNGADLRIIQEMLGHADISTTQVYTHVDQQRLKAVHRKFHPRA, encoded by the coding sequence TTGTCACACGTCACACGTCACTCGTCACTTTCCTTCGTGGAACAGGAGATCGATTCGTTTATCCGCTTTCTGGCCACGGAACGCGGTCTCTCGGACAATTACCAGCTCTCGACCCGCCGCTCCCTCACCGAGTTTGCGGAATGGTGTTCCTCGGCGAAAAAAATCAGCGCCGCCCGCGAAGTCACCCAGCCTTTGCTCAGCGAATACCTGGCAACGGAGAAACGACGCGGGCTGGCCGCGGCCTCGATCAAGTTGAGGGTCGTGGCCCTGAAAATCTTCTTCCGCTTTCTAACCGGCAAAGGCGTCCTCGAACGCGATCCGACAGACACGCTGACCCTGCCACGGATAGAGCGCTATCTGCCGGATACGCTAAACGAGCTCCAGGTCGAGCGCCTGATTGAGAGCATTGACACCCGGCATCCCCTCGGCCTGCGCGACCGGGCGATGGTGGAGCTGCTTTACGCGAGCGGGCTGCGCATCTCGGAACTGGCCAATGCGCGCCTGGAAAACCTCAGTTTCGACGAGCGAATTCTGCGCGTCACGGGCAAGGGAAACAAGATGCGGATCGTTCCAGTGGGAAGAAAAGCCTGCGAAGCGCTGGCTTCGTATCTTTCAACGGAGCGCCCGAAGCTCGTGAAACGCCGCACCGGCAGTGAAATTTTTCTCTCCAGCCGCGGCACCAAACTGACGACGACGCGTATTTGGCAGATCGTGAAAGCACGCGCCAAACATTCGGGCCTGGAGACGAATATTTATCCCCACCTCCTACGGCACAGTTTTGCGACGCATCTGCTGAGCAACGGCGCCGACCTGAGAATTATCCAGGAAATGCTCGGTCATGCTGACATTTCAACGACGCAGGTTTATACGCACGTGGACCAACAACGCCTGAAAGCCGTGCACCGGAAATTCCATCCCAGAGCGTAG
- the ndhC gene encoding NADH-quinone oxidoreductase subunit A, which produces MRYCPEGTSMLRDYFPLLLQIGVAIGFAVSALVVSVLLGKAGRRTRVKDTAYECGMVPQGETQPRFSVKFYLVAMLFILFDLEIVFMYPWAVVYRELIAESKLILWSMLSFISILMVGFVYALKKGALDWKK; this is translated from the coding sequence ATGCGCTACTGTCCCGAGGGGACCAGTATGCTTCGTGATTATTTTCCACTTCTTCTCCAAATCGGAGTCGCGATTGGATTTGCCGTCTCCGCGTTAGTTGTAAGCGTCCTTCTCGGCAAAGCCGGGCGCCGCACCCGCGTCAAGGATACCGCCTACGAGTGCGGAATGGTGCCCCAAGGAGAAACGCAGCCGCGTTTCAGCGTGAAGTTTTACCTGGTCGCGATGCTCTTTATCCTTTTCGACCTCGAGATCGTGTTCATGTATCCGTGGGCGGTCGTTTACCGGGAGTTGATCGCCGAGAGCAAACTGATCCTTTGGAGCATGTTGAGCTTTATCAGCATCCTTATGGTAGGATTTGTTTACGCGCTCAAGAAGGGTGCGTTAGACTGGAAAAAGTAG
- a CDS encoding Dabb family protein — MVHHIVLFKLKPEVTPARIEEMMMNTRMQLLKIPEVLSIKCGKRIDPDLPWPFFIAIDFESMDKFEIFREDPIQVKFMEEVIKPNTADSLALDFEMDPGKDVRFS, encoded by the coding sequence ATGGTGCACCACATCGTCTTATTCAAACTCAAGCCCGAGGTCACTCCCGCCCGCATCGAAGAGATGATGATGAACACCCGCATGCAGCTGCTCAAGATCCCCGAGGTCCTGAGCATCAAATGCGGCAAACGGATCGACCCGGACCTGCCCTGGCCGTTTTTTATCGCGATCGATTTCGAGTCGATGGACAAATTCGAGATCTTCCGGGAAGACCCCATCCAGGTGAAGTTCATGGAGGAAGTGATCAAGCCGAACACGGCCGATTCGCTCGCCCTCGACTTTGAGATGGACCCCGGCAAAGACGTCCGGTTTTCGTAA
- a CDS encoding glycosyltransferase translates to MRLGYLYSRYPVLSQTFCDMEMLALERLGFPLVIGSIHPPLTSIRHPHARRLKTPVQYAPPPPILRLWEDKMRTAKRWPAALIEAHERKYGSAVKAATRARNASYFAEFFTRQRVDHFHVHFANRAAHTALFVKAMTNIPFSVTAHGQDFMADLGNDDLLREICDEAEFVAVETEYSRGLMAARCPNAAGKIHRVYNGMDLTNFLDASATPPNAGPMRILSVGRLVSFKGFEYLIEACEQLRQRSIQFHCEIIGDGPLRKNLQKQIDDLRLGAFITLAGALPQDCVLEKLKECDIFALASTTDEKGASDVFPTVILEAMASGRPVISTTLAGIPESVVDKETGFLVPAGESGLFADALETLCRDAELRTRYGAAGRARVEQNFQVEITVRPLVALLGKNGTEAQPNKSAGANEAGSASPGRIAYLIDQWPDDGLPALETELHEVRERTSNVTAFVCEFRADRRLSGPAKQLALDLEFLPDAMAIEAEWQANRELVLALEDDRANESHRAPVDLFLRQARFALTLRRMFAQQKICHVHATSAGALICGVLLKKMLGVSLSAAIEAKPPLSREVIEASLGHAVGGRIADRKLSEHLGPPFFFDRAASNQPWVRGLRWLKPVSRIDLTRPASFWQEWVNRLDHWSAGA, encoded by the coding sequence ATGCGGCTCGGCTACCTCTATTCGCGCTACCCGGTGCTTTCCCAGACGTTCTGCGACATGGAGATGCTCGCGCTCGAGCGGCTGGGATTTCCCCTCGTGATCGGCTCAATCCACCCGCCGCTGACCAGTATTCGCCATCCCCACGCCAGGAGACTGAAGACTCCCGTGCAATATGCCCCGCCCCCTCCGATTCTCCGCCTTTGGGAAGACAAAATGCGGACCGCGAAGCGCTGGCCTGCAGCCCTCATCGAAGCGCACGAGCGAAAGTACGGAAGCGCGGTCAAGGCGGCGACCCGGGCCCGAAACGCCAGCTATTTCGCGGAATTCTTTACCCGCCAGCGGGTCGACCATTTTCATGTCCATTTCGCCAATCGCGCGGCGCACACAGCGTTGTTTGTGAAGGCGATGACGAATATCCCTTTCAGCGTCACCGCCCACGGCCAGGATTTCATGGCCGATCTCGGCAACGATGACCTCCTCCGCGAAATCTGCGATGAAGCCGAGTTCGTCGCCGTGGAAACTGAATACAGCCGGGGCTTAATGGCCGCGCGCTGCCCGAACGCCGCCGGCAAGATCCATCGTGTTTATAATGGAATGGACCTGACCAATTTCCTCGATGCCAGCGCCACCCCCCCAAACGCCGGGCCGATGCGGATTCTGAGCGTCGGGAGGCTGGTCTCGTTCAAGGGGTTCGAATACCTGATTGAAGCTTGCGAGCAACTGCGGCAACGCAGCATCCAGTTCCACTGCGAAATCATCGGGGACGGGCCGCTCCGAAAAAACCTGCAAAAGCAGATCGACGATCTGCGCCTGGGCGCCTTTATCACCCTGGCCGGCGCCCTGCCCCAGGATTGTGTCCTCGAAAAACTTAAGGAATGCGACATTTTCGCTCTCGCCTCGACCACGGACGAAAAAGGTGCGAGCGACGTCTTTCCGACGGTGATCCTGGAGGCGATGGCCTCTGGGCGCCCGGTCATTTCTACGACCCTGGCCGGCATCCCGGAGTCCGTGGTCGACAAGGAAACGGGCTTCCTCGTTCCAGCGGGAGAAAGCGGACTCTTCGCCGACGCGTTGGAAACGCTTTGCCGCGACGCGGAATTGCGGACGCGTTACGGGGCTGCCGGTCGCGCTCGGGTTGAACAGAATTTCCAGGTGGAAATAACCGTCCGTCCGCTGGTGGCGTTACTCGGGAAAAATGGGACCGAAGCTCAGCCGAACAAATCTGCGGGCGCGAATGAGGCTGGAAGCGCAAGTCCCGGCCGGATTGCCTACCTGATCGATCAGTGGCCGGATGACGGGTTACCCGCGCTCGAAACGGAACTGCACGAAGTCCGGGAACGAACATCCAATGTCACTGCCTTCGTTTGCGAATTTCGAGCCGATCGCCGGCTGAGCGGGCCCGCCAAACAGCTCGCGCTAGATCTGGAATTCTTACCGGACGCCATGGCAATCGAGGCGGAATGGCAGGCAAATCGCGAGCTCGTCCTCGCCCTGGAGGACGACCGCGCGAATGAATCTCACCGGGCGCCCGTCGACCTTTTTTTGCGCCAGGCCCGGTTTGCCCTCACTTTGCGGCGCATGTTTGCCCAGCAAAAAATTTGTCACGTCCACGCCACCAGCGCTGGCGCGCTGATTTGCGGCGTGCTCCTGAAGAAAATGCTCGGCGTTTCCTTGAGCGCCGCGATCGAAGCAAAACCGCCCCTCTCCCGCGAGGTCATCGAAGCCTCGCTCGGTCACGCCGTGGGGGGGCGGATCGCCGACCGAAAGCTGAGCGAACACCTGGGTCCCCCCTTCTTTTTCGATCGCGCCGCGTCGAACCAGCCCTGGGTTCGCGGTCTCCGATGGTTGAAACCGGTCAGCAGGATCGATTTGACTCGGCCGGCCAGTTTTTGGCAGGAATGGGTGAATCGGCTCGATCATTGGAGCGCCGGCGCGTGA
- the rfbA gene encoding glucose-1-phosphate thymidylyltransferase RfbA gives MNKKAILLAGGAGTRLYPLTKIVCKQLLPVYDKPMICYPLATLMLGGLREVLIISTPKDLPMLEDFLGDGSRLGIRIEYAAQPKPEGIAQAFLIGADFLGGSGASLILGDNIFYGNLDFYRDALTIDRGACIFGYQVRDPERYGVVEFGPDGRALSLEEKPKRPKSNFAIPGLYVYDARVVEFCRALRPSARNELEITDLNLVYLKLNELHVKPLGRGMAWLDTGTQTSLLEAGNYIATIEHRQGLKIACLEEVAFRMNFIDQAQLMQIIDGLPKGEYREYLRLVCDEGPSAQHPEPAGA, from the coding sequence ATGAACAAAAAAGCCATTCTTCTCGCAGGCGGCGCCGGCACCCGGCTCTATCCGCTCACCAAAATCGTCTGCAAACAACTGCTCCCGGTTTACGACAAGCCGATGATCTGTTATCCGCTCGCGACCTTGATGCTCGGCGGATTACGCGAAGTCCTGATCATCTCCACGCCAAAGGATTTGCCGATGCTCGAGGATTTCCTCGGCGACGGTTCCCGGCTCGGAATCCGGATCGAATACGCGGCGCAGCCGAAACCGGAAGGAATCGCCCAGGCGTTTTTGATCGGCGCGGATTTTCTGGGCGGTTCGGGCGCCTCCCTGATTCTCGGCGACAATATCTTTTACGGAAACCTCGACTTCTATCGCGATGCGCTCACCATCGATCGCGGCGCGTGCATTTTCGGGTATCAGGTGCGCGATCCGGAGCGTTACGGCGTGGTGGAATTCGGACCGGACGGCCGCGCGCTCAGTCTCGAAGAAAAGCCAAAGCGCCCAAAGAGCAATTTCGCGATCCCGGGCCTATATGTTTACGACGCCCGGGTGGTCGAGTTCTGCCGGGCGCTCCGCCCGTCGGCTCGAAACGAATTGGAAATCACGGACTTGAACCTGGTTTATCTCAAGCTAAACGAATTGCACGTTAAGCCCCTCGGCCGCGGCATGGCCTGGCTCGACACCGGGACGCAGACGAGTTTACTCGAAGCGGGAAATTACATTGCGACCATCGAGCATCGGCAGGGACTGAAAATTGCCTGCCTGGAGGAGGTCGCGTTCCGGATGAACTTTATCGACCAGGCCCAATTGATGCAAATCATCGACGGTCTGCCGAAAGGCGAATACCGCGAGTATCTCCGACTCGTTTGCGACGAGGGGCCCAGCGCACAACATCCCGAACCGGCCGGAGCATAG
- a CDS encoding SCO family protein gives MKAETATLPVRSPVTTGRSTAWKATLILIPLVTAGALFWLRQVQVNQLSNRPLPAYGDIPKFELTNQENQPFGSEQLTGKIWIADFIFTKCPGPCPIISTRMSELQKPLAKSDVHLVSFTVDPEKDTPEVLRAYADKLRKEPFRWDFLTGPLDAITSLSRDGFKLAIAAGEEPGSGPVHSTRFVLVDRRGTIRGYYDALAADGVTKLVADTHHLLREQPAEQRP, from the coding sequence ATGAAGGCTGAGACTGCTACTCTGCCGGTGCGATCTCCGGTGACGACAGGAAGGAGTACGGCCTGGAAAGCCACCCTGATCCTGATTCCTTTGGTGACGGCCGGGGCGCTCTTCTGGCTGCGGCAGGTTCAGGTCAATCAACTCTCGAACCGCCCGCTCCCGGCATATGGCGACATTCCAAAATTCGAACTGACCAATCAGGAGAACCAGCCGTTTGGTTCGGAGCAATTGACCGGAAAAATCTGGATCGCGGATTTCATTTTCACGAAGTGCCCGGGCCCATGTCCGATTATCAGCACTCGAATGAGCGAGCTCCAAAAACCTCTGGCGAAAAGCGACGTTCATCTCGTCTCATTCACTGTTGACCCGGAGAAAGACACTCCAGAGGTTTTACGCGCCTACGCCGACAAACTGCGGAAAGAGCCGTTCCGCTGGGATTTTCTGACAGGCCCGTTGGACGCAATTACTTCGCTGTCGCGTGATGGATTTAAGCTCGCGATCGCCGCCGGCGAAGAGCCCGGGTCAGGTCCCGTGCACAGCACCCGCTTCGTCCTGGTGGATCGACGCGGAACGATCCGCGGCTATTACGATGCACTCGCGGCCGACGGCGTCACGAAACTCGTCGCCGACACGCACCATCTGCTGCGCGAGCAACCAGCGGAACAAAGGCCCTAG
- the cyoE gene encoding heme o synthase translates to MKTVAIPADSEVDPVGSARDGSRRRLLSDFSELVKARLTLLVLLTTAVGYYLGAAGPINPAGLFHAVFGTALAAAGAAALNQWWERRLDALMHRTKTRPIPAGRMQARDALILGCLLSLGGVIYLAILCNRVSAILAAATVVIYIFAYTPLKRVTTFNTLVGAIPGALPPVVGWAAASGRLDPGAWSLFAILFFWQLPHFFAIAWMYREDYARAGFEMISKNDDSGNRSASQSVLFCFLLLFISGIPAFLKVVSSTYLVAELVLNGLFIFAAMQFLRTQKVADARRLFLTSIIYLPLLLAALVLTKL, encoded by the coding sequence ATGAAGACCGTCGCCATTCCCGCGGACTCGGAAGTCGACCCGGTTGGGTCCGCCCGCGACGGGTCGCGCCGCCGGCTGCTGTCTGATTTTTCGGAGTTGGTCAAGGCGCGCCTGACCCTGCTGGTCCTGCTGACGACCGCAGTGGGTTATTACCTCGGGGCGGCGGGTCCGATTAATCCGGCCGGTCTTTTCCACGCGGTCTTTGGGACTGCCCTTGCCGCGGCCGGCGCTGCCGCGCTCAACCAATGGTGGGAACGCCGGCTCGACGCGCTCATGCACCGCACGAAAACGCGACCAATCCCCGCCGGCCGAATGCAGGCGCGCGATGCGCTCATCCTGGGATGTCTCCTTTCTCTCGGCGGCGTGATTTATCTCGCGATCCTGTGCAACCGGGTTAGTGCCATCCTGGCGGCAGCTACAGTCGTTATTTACATTTTCGCCTACACTCCGCTCAAGCGGGTTACGACGTTCAACACTCTCGTGGGCGCAATTCCGGGAGCGCTTCCTCCGGTAGTCGGCTGGGCGGCGGCGAGCGGCCGGCTCGACCCCGGCGCCTGGAGTCTCTTCGCGATCCTGTTCTTCTGGCAATTGCCGCACTTTTTCGCGATCGCCTGGATGTACCGGGAGGATTATGCCCGCGCTGGATTTGAAATGATCTCGAAGAACGACGACAGCGGCAACCGCAGCGCCAGCCAGAGCGTGTTGTTTTGTTTCCTCCTGCTTTTCATTTCCGGAATTCCGGCGTTTCTGAAGGTGGTCAGCTCGACCTACCTGGTGGCCGAGCTCGTCTTGAATGGATTGTTCATCTTTGCCGCAATGCAGTTTCTCCGAACCCAAAAGGTCGCCGACGCGCGCCGGCTTTTCCTTACCTCAATCATCTATTTGCCTCTGCTCCTGGCCGCGCTGGTCCTCACCAAACTATGA
- a CDS encoding COX15/CtaA family protein gives MSSSSSATIPDRGSKWLHRFAWLTAIATLLLICSGGMVTSKGVGLAVPDWPTTFGYNMFLFPVSRWVGGIFFEHTHRLIASTVGFLTIILALWIWRKDGRRWVRNLGFAALGAVILQGILGGLRVTLLKDEIGVFHACLAQAYFGMLIVIVLATSRLWRQMAGTARGAVRAVDGTLEDNRRTPHRGVPTRMLARISVATTLLIYVQLGLGATMRHQHRDLSILDFPLAYGAIFPDTSPARIAKINTWRDARALSDVTPGQIWLHMAHRALALAIAAGVIASLFAARKSGENAGLLSRLTDLWFLLLCGQITLGAWVIWSNKAADIATAHVAVGATMFALGVAISTICLRLRRGDQRMTSARNYPVPMEIAAS, from the coding sequence ATGTCGTCTAGCTCCTCGGCCACGATACCGGATCGCGGCTCCAAATGGCTGCATCGCTTCGCCTGGTTGACGGCCATCGCCACGCTCCTTCTCATTTGCAGCGGAGGAATGGTCACGAGCAAAGGCGTGGGCCTCGCCGTGCCTGATTGGCCGACGACGTTCGGCTACAACATGTTTCTCTTTCCGGTCTCAAGATGGGTTGGAGGAATTTTCTTCGAGCATACCCATCGCCTCATTGCTTCCACGGTTGGCTTCCTCACGATTATCCTCGCGCTCTGGATTTGGAGGAAAGACGGCCGCCGCTGGGTCCGGAACCTCGGCTTCGCCGCGCTTGGCGCTGTCATTTTGCAAGGCATCCTCGGCGGGTTACGTGTGACTTTGTTGAAGGATGAGATCGGGGTCTTCCACGCCTGTCTGGCCCAGGCCTATTTCGGGATGCTGATCGTTATTGTCCTCGCAACCTCGCGGCTCTGGCGGCAAATGGCAGGGACGGCGCGCGGCGCCGTCCGTGCAGTCGATGGAACGTTGGAGGACAATCGGCGGACGCCGCACCGCGGCGTCCCTACCAGAATGTTGGCGCGCATCTCCGTGGCCACTACGCTTCTGATTTACGTGCAGCTCGGCCTCGGCGCGACCATGCGCCATCAACATCGCGATTTATCGATCCTGGATTTTCCACTCGCCTATGGCGCCATTTTTCCTGATACGTCGCCTGCTCGGATCGCGAAAATTAATACCTGGCGCGATGCCCGTGCCCTATCGGATGTGACGCCCGGCCAAATCTGGCTCCATATGGCTCACCGGGCCTTAGCCTTGGCGATCGCGGCCGGCGTCATCGCCTCGCTGTTTGCGGCGCGGAAAAGTGGAGAAAACGCAGGGCTGCTTTCCCGATTAACCGATCTCTGGTTTCTGCTTCTTTGCGGGCAGATCACTCTTGGGGCGTGGGTCATCTGGAGCAACAAGGCGGCCGATATCGCCACCGCGCATGTAGCTGTCGGCGCGACCATGTTTGCTCTTGGAGTTGCCATCTCAACGATCTGCCTGCGCCTCCGGCGGGGCGACCAACGGATGACCTCCGCTCGCAACTATCCCGTTCCGATGGAGATTGCAGCCTCATGA
- a CDS encoding cytochrome C oxidase subunit IV family protein: MDESHHDTIAVDPHAAPDEHAGHNVAKHVRKYLLIGLILVTFTAITVWLSYVDFGTQKMNVTVAMAVATFKAGLVAAIFMHLSNEKKLIYRILIFTAFFVLGLFFLTYLAWYDPVTR; the protein is encoded by the coding sequence ATGGACGAATCTCATCACGATACGATCGCGGTCGATCCGCACGCCGCGCCGGACGAACACGCCGGCCACAACGTTGCCAAGCACGTCCGCAAGTACCTGCTCATCGGGCTGATCCTGGTCACGTTCACGGCCATCACCGTCTGGCTTTCCTATGTCGATTTTGGGACCCAGAAGATGAACGTCACCGTGGCCATGGCTGTCGCGACGTTTAAGGCCGGGCTCGTCGCCGCGATCTTCATGCACTTGTCGAACGAAAAGAAGCTCATCTACCGCATCCTCATCTTCACCGCGTTTTTCGTGCTCGGACTTTTCTTCCTGACTTATCTCGCCTGGTACGATCCGGTCACTCGCTAA